The proteins below come from a single Mustela erminea isolate mMusErm1 chromosome 14, mMusErm1.Pri, whole genome shotgun sequence genomic window:
- the LOC116573061 gene encoding transforming acidic coiled-coil-containing protein 3-like translates to MNEESLKKCVEGYIARIEKEGQRYQALKAHAEEKLQLASEEIAQVCSKAQAESLAFQASLRKEQMLIHSLEKTVEQKTKENEELTQICDDLISKMEKI, encoded by the exons atg AATGAAGAGTCGCTGAAGAAGTGTGTGGAGGGTTACATTGCGAGGATAGAGAAGGAGGGCCAGCGGTACCAGGCCCTGAAGGCCCATGCGGAGGAGAAGCTCCAACTGGCTAGCGAGGAGATTGCCCAGGTGTGCAGCAAGGCCCAAGCAGAGTCCTTGGCCTTCCAGGCCAGCCTGAGGAAGGAGCAGATGCTCATCCACTCGCTGGAGAAGACAGTGGAGCAAAAGACTAAGGAAAATGAGGAACTGACCCAGATCTGTGATGACCTCATCTCCAAGATGGAGAAGATCTAA